The Streptomyces sp. NBC_00691 genome has a segment encoding these proteins:
- a CDS encoding aldo/keto reductase — protein MEYTHLGGPEGPRVSTLCLGTLPFGTRIDETAAFAVLDRFHEAGGTFIDTANTYAFWEPGATGAESELVIGRWLRSRGVRDEMVLATKVGALPDPPGSAWPECAEGLSAPVLRRQVEESLRNLGTDRIDLYYAHIDDRRTPVAETMAAFGELEDTGKIGRAGCSNFAAWRIEESRGAAVAAGVPDYAAVQQRYTYLRPRPGAEFGVNPHASEELLDYLGTRPELTFTAYTTQLTGAYTDAGKEVPEQYRHEGSERRLKVLAEVAAELGVTANQVVLAWALGGELPVLPVIGASSTAQLDETLGAVGLRLDDELRKRLDDVD, from the coding sequence ATGGAGTACACCCACCTGGGCGGCCCCGAGGGCCCCCGCGTGAGCACCCTGTGCCTGGGCACCCTGCCGTTCGGCACCCGGATCGACGAGACCGCCGCCTTCGCCGTCCTCGACCGCTTCCACGAGGCCGGCGGCACCTTCATCGACACCGCCAACACCTACGCCTTCTGGGAGCCGGGCGCGACCGGCGCAGAGAGCGAGCTGGTGATCGGCCGCTGGCTGCGCAGCCGGGGCGTCCGGGACGAGATGGTGCTCGCCACCAAGGTCGGCGCGCTGCCGGACCCGCCCGGTTCGGCCTGGCCGGAGTGCGCGGAGGGGCTTTCGGCCCCGGTGCTGCGCCGGCAGGTGGAGGAGAGCCTGCGGAACCTGGGCACGGACCGGATCGATCTCTACTACGCGCACATCGACGACCGGCGGACACCGGTCGCCGAGACGATGGCGGCCTTCGGCGAGCTGGAGGACACGGGGAAGATCGGCCGGGCCGGCTGCTCCAACTTCGCGGCCTGGCGGATCGAGGAGTCGCGGGGTGCGGCGGTCGCCGCCGGGGTGCCGGACTACGCGGCCGTGCAGCAGCGGTACACCTATCTGCGGCCGCGCCCCGGGGCGGAGTTCGGGGTGAACCCGCACGCCTCGGAGGAGCTGCTCGACTATCTGGGGACGCGTCCGGAGCTGACGTTCACGGCGTACACGACCCAGCTGACGGGGGCGTACACGGACGCGGGCAAGGAGGTGCCGGAGCAGTACCGGCACGAGGGGTCGGAGCGGCGCCTCAAGGTGCTCGCGGAGGTCGCGGCGGAGCTGGGTGTGACCGCCAACCAGGTGGTTCTGGCCTGGGCGTTGGGCGGTGAGCTGCCCGTGCTCCCGGTGATCGGGGCGAGTTCGACGGCGCAGCTGGACGAGACGCTCGGCGCGGTGGGGCTGCGGCTGGACGACGAGCTGAGGAAGCGGCTCGACGATGTCGACTGA
- a CDS encoding endonuclease/exonuclease/phosphatase family protein has protein sequence MTDVLLSCALVWAVFLALHLALNGRWWPWLAVSLLPPLVFAAVPLALLAAAAVSGGRTAGALAAGCLLAGWTQNGINLRALGPRSEPAEGLRLVSWNTQHWNQGGDPERFYAFLCSLSADVYVLQEYLNGFEGGEVWDIDDEERIRAAFPGHHLAVDNNSVTLSRFPSAGPPVPVGACSLRVDLRVGDGILSTYNVHIPVQLTVMNPLRPAFLRDMRRRAAARDREYTALVADLRGNPHPVLVTGDFNTSAAIGDIRRMPRTLRDAIGACRSPVPASWNARARLRLWRIDWAFTGGGARVGSYRFRAAEGLSDHLVQELTVTTPHM, from the coding sequence GTGACCGACGTGCTGCTGTCCTGCGCCCTGGTCTGGGCGGTGTTCCTCGCCCTGCACCTCGCGCTGAACGGGCGCTGGTGGCCCTGGCTCGCGGTCTCCCTGCTGCCGCCGCTCGTCTTCGCCGCCGTACCGCTCGCCCTGCTCGCGGCCGCCGCTGTCAGCGGCGGACGGACGGCGGGGGCGCTCGCCGCGGGCTGCCTGCTGGCGGGCTGGACACAGAACGGGATCAACCTGCGGGCGCTGGGCCCCCGTTCGGAACCCGCGGAGGGACTGCGGCTCGTGTCCTGGAACACTCAGCACTGGAACCAGGGCGGCGATCCCGAGCGCTTCTACGCCTTCCTGTGCTCCCTCTCGGCGGACGTGTACGTCCTCCAGGAGTACCTGAACGGCTTCGAGGGCGGCGAGGTCTGGGACATCGACGACGAGGAGCGGATCCGGGCCGCGTTCCCCGGTCATCATCTGGCCGTCGACAACAACTCCGTGACGCTGTCCCGGTTCCCGTCCGCCGGTCCGCCCGTGCCGGTCGGCGCCTGCTCGCTCCGGGTGGACCTGCGGGTCGGCGACGGGATCCTGTCCACGTACAACGTGCACATCCCGGTGCAGCTGACGGTGATGAACCCGCTGCGCCCGGCGTTCCTCCGGGACATGCGGCGCCGGGCCGCCGCCCGCGACCGGGAGTACACGGCGCTCGTCGCCGACCTGCGGGGCAACCCGCACCCGGTCCTGGTGACCGGTGACTTCAACACGAGCGCGGCCATCGGGGACATCCGCCGGATGCCGCGCACGCTGCGCGACGCGATCGGTGCCTGCCGTTCGCCCGTCCCGGCCAGCTGGAACGCCCGCGCGCGGCTGCGGCTGTGGCGGATCGACTGGGCGTTCACCGGTGGCGGCGCCCGGGTCGGCTCGTACCGCTTCCGCGCCGCGGAGGGCCTCTCGGACCACCTGGTCCAGGAGCTGACCGTCACCACCCCCCACATGTGA
- a CDS encoding MMPL family transporter, with protein sequence MSTDRAAGAEWSKRTRRAERVRDFALRHRVAVGVVWLLVLLLGGAAAVAGLGRLDQSFTASGGPGHRANQAVQERYGNGAAVAPLVAVATWPGAADVRAPGAAGAFADAVRRAAGPGARTVSYAGTGDEGFLGADGRTVYALVYPGAGKPDLAGLAAVEEAAGTLRAGLRPALPEARVEVTGVLPLQHDSAVAGPGAVALAVKAACVLGLLVLLVLAFRSPLGVLAPLLLAGVTSVGALVLVEAVAGFTEISFIVVYLVPVTALVLSVHRWAQPPETAARSAVAAGAAGAAACAVLALVPVAFLRSVGVAGLAVWVVGTAATLTLAPVLRSAATKRVAGTARVARTARTPGTTRTAPAAPVRVGRRSRRVPAAVGLVLLVLLAGAATHLRVGNPVAHALVASGPARDGLDRLTAAGVPSGVLNPLEVLVPRGADAAAVAARAARVPGVLLAAAPAAAEWRRDGAAVVVVVPEEEPMTAAGAATVTALRSALAEGGPPATVGGSGVVDRDLVEGVYGLLPYAIPAAALAALLALAALTTAGTAARAVFRALLAAVAAAGALTVLWQWGPPGTGAVTGWVPLVVGVFAFCVSLDRSVASAAGGPSWAGPVAAGAGALAVLAVGVGPQVELALLVSGFAMAALLDALAGRRRTPPAPSARPVPRTSPQLV encoded by the coding sequence ATGTCGACTGACCGGGCCGCAGGGGCCGAGTGGTCCAAGCGGACGCGGCGGGCCGAACGGGTGCGGGATTTCGCGCTCCGGCACCGGGTGGCCGTCGGTGTGGTGTGGCTGCTCGTGCTGCTGCTCGGCGGTGCGGCGGCGGTGGCCGGGCTCGGCCGGCTGGACCAGTCGTTCACCGCCTCCGGCGGGCCGGGGCACCGCGCGAACCAGGCCGTCCAGGAGCGGTACGGGAACGGGGCCGCCGTCGCCCCGCTGGTCGCGGTCGCGACCTGGCCGGGGGCCGCGGACGTGCGTGCCCCCGGCGCGGCCGGGGCGTTCGCGGACGCCGTCCGGCGGGCGGCGGGCCCGGGGGCGCGGACGGTCTCGTACGCGGGCACGGGTGACGAGGGGTTCCTCGGCGCGGACGGCCGCACGGTGTACGCGCTGGTCTACCCGGGCGCGGGGAAGCCGGACCTCGCGGGGCTCGCGGCCGTCGAGGAGGCTGCGGGCACCCTGCGCGCGGGGCTGCGGCCGGCGCTGCCGGAGGCACGGGTCGAGGTGACGGGCGTGCTGCCGCTCCAGCACGACAGCGCGGTGGCGGGGCCGGGTGCGGTGGCCCTCGCGGTGAAGGCGGCCTGTGTGCTCGGGCTGCTGGTGCTGCTGGTCCTGGCGTTCCGTTCGCCGCTCGGGGTCCTGGCGCCGCTGCTGCTCGCCGGGGTGACCTCGGTGGGGGCGCTGGTCCTGGTGGAGGCGGTGGCCGGCTTCACCGAGATCAGCTTCATCGTGGTCTATCTGGTGCCGGTCACGGCCCTGGTGCTCTCGGTGCACCGGTGGGCGCAGCCGCCGGAGACCGCCGCCCGGTCCGCGGTGGCGGCCGGTGCGGCGGGGGCGGCGGCCTGCGCTGTCCTGGCGCTCGTTCCGGTGGCGTTCCTGCGTTCGGTCGGGGTCGCGGGGCTGGCGGTGTGGGTGGTGGGCACGGCGGCGACCCTGACCCTGGCGCCGGTGCTCCGCTCGGCGGCGACGAAACGGGTGGCAGGGACGGCCCGGGTGGCGCGCACGGCGCGGACTCCGGGCACGACACGGACGGCACCCGCGGCCCCGGTACGGGTGGGGCGACGGTCCCGCCGTGTCCCGGCGGCGGTCGGCCTGGTCCTCCTCGTCCTGCTCGCCGGAGCGGCCACGCATCTTCGGGTCGGCAATCCGGTGGCGCACGCCCTGGTGGCGAGCGGCCCGGCCCGCGACGGCCTCGACCGGCTGACGGCGGCCGGGGTGCCGTCGGGGGTCCTGAACCCGCTGGAGGTCCTGGTTCCGCGGGGCGCGGACGCGGCGGCCGTGGCCGCGCGGGCGGCCCGGGTCCCGGGGGTGCTGCTCGCGGCGGCGCCCGCGGCGGCCGAGTGGCGTCGCGACGGTGCGGCCGTGGTCGTGGTCGTACCGGAGGAGGAGCCGATGACGGCGGCGGGCGCGGCGACGGTGACGGCGCTGCGGTCGGCGCTCGCGGAGGGAGGGCCCCCCGCCACGGTCGGTGGCTCGGGCGTGGTCGACCGCGATCTCGTGGAGGGCGTCTACGGGCTCCTCCCCTACGCGATCCCGGCGGCCGCCCTCGCCGCCCTCCTCGCCCTCGCCGCCCTCACCACGGCGGGCACGGCGGCCCGTGCCGTGTTCCGCGCCCTTCTCGCCGCCGTCGCCGCGGCGGGTGCGCTCACCGTCCTGTGGCAGTGGGGCCCGCCGGGCACCGGGGCCGTCACCGGCTGGGTCCCCCTCGTCGTGGGCGTCTTCGCCTTCTGTGTGTCGCTGGACCGCTCGGTGGCGTCGGCGGCGGGCGGCCCCTCGTGGGCGGGGCCCGTGGCGGCCGGGGCGGGCGCGCTCGCGGTGCTCGCGGTCGGGGTCGGTCCGCAGGTCGAACTGGCGCTGCTCGTGTCGGGGTTCGCGATGGCGGCGCTGCTCGACGCGCTCGCCGGCCGCCGGCGCACCCCGCCCGCGCCCTCCGCGCGTCCCGTACCTCGGACTTCACCCCAATTGGTCTAG